The window TCACGTCACCACCATATCCGATACTGAAGCGTATGCAGCGCTCGCCAAAAAGCATGATCTCTCCTGTTGTATCGCAGGATTTGATGAGAGTGACATTATTCGCGGTCTGATCGCCATGGTGACCCAGATTCAACACGGGGTTTCATTGTTTGACAACAGTTCTGCAGTAATCTATTCATCTGAAGAAAATCAGAATGCGCGTCGAATGGTGTCGGAGGTCTTCTTTGCCGTGGATACAGCCTGGCGAGGCCTTGGTACCATCGCTGAAAGTGGATTCATCATTCGTGATGAATTGGCGCTTTATGACGCTACCAGGCGCTTTAATGTACGCTTTTCAGAAGGGCAGGAACGTTGTGCCTGCCACTGTGATATGATCATCTCCGGCCGCGGATTGCCGCCAGACTGCCCATCTTTTGGTATGGCTTGTACTCCGCAGAACCCGATCGGACCATGTATGATCTCCAGTGAGGGGATTTGCGCATCCTATTTTAAATACAATCTGTAACCTGCATTTCCTGCTATTTAAAAGCCTGGATATGATTGCCCTGCCAGGCAGGATATGTCAGCAGGCATTTTAAACGCGGTGATCCAGAGACAATGAAAAACCGGCAGCGGAACTTTCCGTCTGCCGGTTTTTTTTTGAACTCCCATCCGATCAACTCCTGACGTCATCTTCCTCCGGTTCGAGTTGGCTGACGAAGTCGGTCCAGTCCCAGGGGCTGGTCTCTATCTGGGTTCCTATTATCTTGAATTCTCCATTGGTTGATTCCCATTTCTGTGTAACCAGTAGTTTGAAATGGGCGCCTTTGCCTTCAACTATTACCGAGAGGATGTGTGCGTCTCTGTCGAGATGCCTGGATATATGGTTGAGAGATATACCCAGTTGGGAGATATCGGATACTGTGCCGGAAAAAAAACCTTTCCCGTCTGAAATGTCCGCACTCAAGCCTTGAACGGAGATTCGCTGATATCTACGTTTGTCCATAAGTCCACCTGCCAATCAGTTGAGGAAGCCAGGATTCCGACGCGATGGTGTGAAATTCGAGAGCCGGATGCTGGCGGGTACATCTAATCTCCTTCTCTACCACTCTGCGGACTTCCTGATGCCGCATAGTTCCTCCCTCCATTTTAGGCTTTATGGGTTCTGAATGCCAAATGGAAAAATGATCAAAATTGGCTAGCGAGCCTGAAAATTCAGATAAAAATGCATGCCAGTTCGGTGTTGGTTGACCTAAGCGGTTTGTTTAATCCTGGTGGAATATCTGTACTCATCGATTTGGTTACGAATCAGGTACTTTAGGGGTATTAGTGACTTCCCCTTCTATACGGCTTATGGATGAACCGTTAACCGACTTTCTGCATCAATGGGGCATCGTTGGAAACGAAGGGAGTTGATAGGGGCCTGGATGAAAGATATTTGCAGATAACGAAAAAGTAGAGGGGTGCGGTTGCCTCTGAGTTCTATAGAAAAGGCTGATCTTTGATCATGTTAAGATAGGAAAAGACGATTTGACAAATATGTATAAACCTTTGGGATATTGCCATTGAGATCAGGATTAAATGTATGAAAAATTTAGAAAAGTACTTTGTGAAGTATTTCCTGGTGAGTGGGGGAATAGAGCAAAAAAATTATGTCAAAGTATCAGCGAATCAACCGCTGGGTATATAGACTGTCGCGTTGGTTGCTGGCCGGAGTAATGATTTTGGCCGGAGTACCCAAGCTGGCCAATCCTGTTGCGTTTGCAGAGATCATTGGGGCTTATGGCCTGCTTCCGGATTTTCTGCTGCTACCGACAGCTATTATACTTCCTGTTATGGAGTTGGTAGCGGCGTTTCTCCTGGTCAAGGGGGAAAATGCTGGTCTTTGGATAACAGCCCTGCTCATGATTGTGTTTATAGCTGTCCTTACATACGGTATCTGGCTCGGATTGGATATAGATTGCGGTTGTTTTGGCCCGGAAGACGCTGAGCATAAGGCCTTTTCAGGTCTTAGAGTGGCACTGCTCCGCGATCTGCTCCTTTGTGTTCCGATGACCTACTGCTTCTGGCATTCATATCGATTACTTCCTAATTTATTTGGAGAAAGACCATGAAAAAGATTTTATGTGCACTGTTGGTAGTTGTTCCGCTGTGTTTTTGCAGTAACGCATTTGCTTTTGGTACGTCAAAGTTTGCAAAAGAGGTTACCACAGAGGCCTCAGCAGTAAAACTCTCGAGAGAGGTTCAGCGTGGAGGCTACGACGTAATTACCACTGAAGAGCTGCAAAAGGCCATTGAAGCTGATGAAGATTTGCTGATTATAGATACCATGCCGTATGAGGCCAGCTATAAAAAGAATCATATTCCTGGAGCAAAGCAGTTTCTCTTCCCGATTCCGGACATGAACGAATGGGATACTAAAGAAACAGATGGGAAATCGATTGCTGACTATGAAGCACTCCTTGGCCCTGACAAAAATAAGAAGATTGTCGTTTATTGCGGCTTCGTCAAATGCACCAGAAGTCATAATGGCGCAATGTGGGCGGCCAAACTTGGTTATACCAACGTACTTCGTCACCCGGGCGGGATTTTTGCCTGGAAAGGTGCGAAGTATGATGTAGCCAAGGTGCAGTAGGGCTAGGCCTGATTCAGGTTCACTGCGATAAAAGTTGATAAAGCCACATCCCTTGCGGGATGTGGCTTTTTTGTTTGCAGTGAGTCAATATGGGCAACGTGAGATGCTAATTAAAGAATGCTTCCAAAATGGGACAGTTAGAGGAGCCGAAAATACAAGGGAAACTGGAGGATGTCTGGATAGCTGTACATATTAGGACTAGTCCTATATCAAGAGATATAGCGTATTATAAGAAAGCGTTAACTGCCAATTTGCAGGGTTTTCTCACATTCAAAATTGATGAAAATATCAGAATTGCATGATATGGGACTAGTTCTATATCACGGATAGTTACGCATTATAGGACGTTTATGACGTGGCAGGTTTGTTATTGTAACTTTTTGTGTTGTGGCATATGATGAGATTTGCATAGCCATTCCGATTACATAGCGGTTATCGAAGCAGCGAAGTTGCTTGGGGAGGTTATGAGGAAGTCGCAATCTTTGACGATGAAATGAGTCGAACAGAGTGGGGTTCTGCCCCAAAAAGGGACTAGTCCCATATTACACGTTATATTAAAGAAATGACGAAACGTTTCAGCCTAATCTCACTGATATTAATGGTAATTATATGTGGGATATTGAGTAGAATTCTCGTCAATGGCTATTTGTCGTACAACTTTTACAGAGAGAATTACAAAAGTATCGGAGAGTATTTAAAATCAACACTGACTATTGAACATTATTTACTTTGGTGGGATTATATATTTAGCACAAAAGAGAATATATTTATTGTGTCCTTGGTTTTGCTTCCAATTCTCATGCTGTTTGTCTGTTATTTATGTTTAAGCTATCCTGATTTTATTTTATGGTTTAAAAATAATAGACAAATCAACTACGAATCAGATCCATCTGTAAGAAACAAGCGTTCTTTAAAGCATTCCAAAAACGTTAAAAAGCGAAAAAAAAGAAAAAGTAAAAAGAAGAAATATAAAATATAACCAGTCATTTCAAGGGACGCGCAAAAGGCGCGCGCCCCTGAATTTAACGTTAAATGATGAAAAAGGCATTTGAGTATACATGGGATATCGTTCTTGGGATTTCAATAGGAGCAATATTTCTACTTCAAGAAAATGAATTCGTATATTATTTCGTCGTTTTTTTGATATTTTTCAATGTTTATTGGATATTTCAAATATTATTTTCACCATTGATTGAATATTCAAAGCATGGCTTATTGATATCCTTTTATTTATCAAACATTGTAATGGGTATTATTTTATCCTTTACTAAGTTCTGGGTACTAGGAGTGTTCATATCTGTTAAGGTCATACTTGTTCTTATAAAGAATTTATTAGCACTACGTATTTATCGAGATAGAGAAATATACCTAAAACTAAGAAAATAATAAACATTTAACAAGACGTTCAAGAGGGACTGCGTGAGGCTCGGTGTTTAAAAATCCCGTGCCAGACCAAAAAGAAATCTAAGTCTAAAAAGTAAATACTAGAGGCCCCGCAGCCCCTTAACTCTACATTATACATTAAGAACCTGTTTAGATCCTCGATAAGGGAAATGTTTTGAACTCAAAATCTTTACTGAAAACATCTTGGAGCGTTCTAAAAAGAGATAAAGAAATATTTCTATTTCAGATAATTTCAGCATTCTGTTGTGTATCAATCCTGTCATTTTTCATTTTGCCATTGTTCAACCCCTCTGAAAATCTTGTTGAAAGCTTTTTGAACGGTACGTTGTTCGACATCCCTGATAGTGGTGAGACAATAACTGAGAAAATAATCCATTACAGTAAGTTATTCCTTTTGTTTTCAAGCACATATTTTATTAGTATGTTTTTTAATGTTGCAACGGTTCAATGTGCAATTATGAGAATGAACAAGCAAAATCCAACATTTTTTGATGGTATATCTGTGGCCTTCTATCGTTTACCATCTGTACTTTGCTGGAGTTTTTTGTCATCTACAATAGGTTTCCTATTACAGTTTGTTGAAGAGCGGTCCAATTGGGTTGGTAATCTTATGGCCAAGTTTATAGGCTTAACTTGGACATTAGCATCTTGGCTTGTTCTTCCAATAATGGTGTACGAAAAGGTTGGGCCTCTTACATCGCTGAAACGCTCAGCCAAAATAATAAAAGGCACTTGGGTGGTAGCTTTGCTAGAAGAATTCACCTTTGGATTATTGATTTCGGTACTTAGTTCAAAAGCAATATTTTTCCCTTTGTTCGCACTTTTATTCGGCACGTATAAAAGTCTGATTATTGCTGCATTTATCTCAATTTTATATTTGGCAGTTTTATGGTCTTTCTTTTCAGCACTGCTAACTATTTTTCAAGCAGCCTTATTTTTAACTGTAAAAAATAACGAAATACCTGAAGTATTTAATTCTGGTGAGCTTGCACGTTTCCAAGTAAAAGAAAGCTCGACTTAAATTAAAGAAAAATAAAATTTGTATAACAAAGTGTTCAAAGGGACTGCGTGAGCCGCGGTGTTTAAAAAGTACGAGACAGACCAAAAAGAATATCAAATCAATTAAGTAAATACAAGAGGCCCCGCAGTCCCTTAACTTCACGTTGAACCTGTAGAAAAAGGTATTGGTCATAGCAATATCAGGCATTTAGGGTTATATTTAGCTTCATTCGATGGTAATCAACCCCTTAACCCTGCCGAAAGTCGGAAGCCATGGCCAAATACAAGCCGTATTCATACGCTCAGGGGATGTTCATACCAGTATTCTTCAGTGAGCAGATACAAAAAGGGACTTTCGAGTACACCCTGAACTATCTGGTCGATCACGAACTCGACCTTTCCATCTTTGATGCCAGGTTCACCAACGACGAAACTGGTGCCCCAGCCTATGACCCACGGATCTTGCTGAAGATTATCCTGTTTGCCTATTCACGAGGTATTACTTCTAGTCGTGCAATTTCCGAGTGCTGTGAAAAAAACATCCTTTTCATGGCCCTTTCAGCCAATACCAGACCCCACTTCACAACAATTGCCAGTTTCGTTTCCAGTATGGACAAAGAGGTTGTCTCTCTCTTTCTTCAAGTACTGCTGATCTGTGACCAGCAGAACCTTATTGGCCGAGAGATGTTTGCTATTGATGGCTGCAAACTCCCAAGCAATGCCTCTAAGGAATGGAGTGGCACCAAAGCCGATTTGACCAAAAAGGTTGAAAAGATAGAGCGAGCTCTGCACAGAATGATCATCCGTCACAAGTCCATGGATCTTGAGAAGATAGAGCCGGAAGTTCGGGATCATGAAGAGAAATATAAGAAGAAACTACAAAAAAGTGCTGCCAAGATAAGGGATTGGCTGAAAGACCATGATGACCGACGTGGCAGTGGCGGCAAACCGGTTAAATCAAACATTACCGATAATGACTCTGCCAAGATGGCCACATCGAAAGGGGTAATACAGGGGTATGTCGGTGTTGCCTCAGTGGACAAGAAGCACCAAGTCATTGTTGGAGCAGAAGCCTATGGGCAGGGCAGTGAGTCCAATCTCCTTGTACCTTCGCTGAAGTCGATACAGTCTAACTTGGAACAGATAGGCGACCAAGATGTATTTGGTAAGGCCAAAGTTGTAGCGGATAGCGGTTATCATTCCGAGAAGAATCTCGAGTACCTCTATACAGAGAATATAGATGGGTATGTTGCGGATACTCGTTTCCGCAAACGAGATCCTCGCTTTGCCACAGCGGAGCGCTATAAAGATCTCCCCGCTTATCACTTTGCGACCAGGGCCGGTGGAAAGCGACTCTTTCGGCCTGAACATTTTACTTTCGCTGATGATTTGAGCCACGCTATTTGTCCGGCCGGCAAGAAACTCTACCGCAATGGCTGCAACGCCAAGGTGAAAGACTATCAGGCCTACAAGTTTAAAGGAGCTAAGCGAGACTGCCTCCCATGTCAATTGCGACGTGAGTGTTTACGAAAGCCAGAGAAAACCGAGGCCCGTCAGCTAGCTTACTTTCCGGGGAAAAAGCGTAACGGTAATGAGCGATTCACAGAGAAGATGAAACGAAAGATTGATTCAACCATTGGTCGAGCAATCTATGGCATGCGACTCGCTGTTGGTGAGCCACCCTTTGGCCATATACGGTCAACCATGAAACTTGATCGATTCAGTCTTCGAGGAAAACGAAAAGTGAATGCGCAGTGGAACCTGTTCTGCATGGTCCATAACCTGAAAAAGATCCACTCGTATGGAGCGGTAGTAGGCAGCTGACAGGTAGATCGTAGAGGAGAATAGTTCCAAGAATGTTCACAAATGGACTTGAGGGCAAATAGAGCAAGGTAAAGAACAAGTGGAATCGAAATAGGCGGCTAGGAAAGTAGATTTTTGGAACCCTCCTGAAATCGGTTGAGGGAATCTTCGGGATTTTGAACTGCCTTTTTCTACAGGCTCGTTATCTGGAGAAAAAAACACTTCTGCTCTTTACGACATGTCAACTACACTTTTCATCCTATTAATGGGAATAACATTTGTAACAGCATTCCCATGTGGTTTGCTGATTCTTGACAGCATGGTTAAGGATGGTGTTATAAAGAAACAGATGTCATTTAATAGTATCCCTTTAATTGATACCACTATTAAATATTATGAGCATAGAGAGTCTAAATATGGGAACATTGGACAGCTTGGAACTGTATATTATACGTCATTATTTTTATTGTCCATAGAGGGAGCCATTTTATTCTTTTTACTGAGTTTCTAATTTTAACAAAAAGTGAGTGGATATAAAATATAAACCAGATAACAAGTCGTTACAAGGGACGCGCAAAAGCCGCGCGCCCCTGAACTCAACGTTGAACCTGTAGAAAAAGGTATTGGTCATAGCAATATCAGGCATTTAGGGTTATATTTAGCTTCATTCGATGGTAATCAACCCCTTAACCCTGCCGAAAGTCGGAAGCCATGGCCAAATACAAGCCGTATTCATACGCTCAGGGGATGTTCATACCAGTATTCTTCAGTGAGCAGATACAAAAAGGGACTTTCGAGTACACCCTGAACTATCTGGTCGATCACGAACTCGACCTTTCCATCTTTGATGCCAGGTTCACCAACGACGAAACTGGTGCCCCAGCCTATGACCCACGGATCTTGCTGAAGATTATCCTGTTTGCCTATTCACGAGGTATTACTTCTAGTCGTGCAATTTCCGAGTGCTGTGAAAAAAACATCCTTTTCATGGCCCTTTCAGCCAATACCAGACCCCACTTCACAACAATTGCCAGTTTCGTTTCCAGTATGGACAAAGAGGTTGTCTCTCTCTTTCTTCAAGTACTGCTGATCTGTGACCAGCAGAACCTTATTGGCCGAGAGATGTTTGCTATTGATGGCTGCAAACTCCCAAGCAATGCCTCTAAGGAATGGAGTGGCACCAAAGCCGATTTGACCAAAAAGGTTGAAAAGATAGAGCGAGCTCTGCACAGAATGATCATCCGTCACAAGTCCATGGATCTTGAGAAGATAGAGCCGGAAGTTCGGGATCATGAAGAGAAATATAAGAAGAAACTACAAAAAAGTGCTGCCAAGATAAGGGATTGGCTGAAAGACCATGATGACCGACGTGGCAGTGGCGGCAAACCGGTTAAATCAAACATTACCGATAATGACTCTGCCAAGATGGCCACATCGAAAGGGGTAATACAGGGGTATGTCGGTGTTGCCTCAGTGGACAAGAAGCACCAAGTCATTGTTGGAGCAGAAGCCTATGGGCAGGGCAGTGAGTCCAATCTCCTTGTACCTTCGCTGAAGTCGATACAGTCTAACTTGGAACAGATAGGCGACCAAGATGTATTTGGTAAGGCCAAAGTTGTAGCGGATAGCGGTTATCATTCCGAGAAGAATCTCGAGTACCTCTATACAGAGAATATAGATGGGTATGTTGCGGATACTCGTTTCCGCAAACGAGATCCTCGCTTTGCCACAGCGGAGCGCTATAAAGATCTCCCCGCTTATCACTTTGCGACCAGGGCCGGTGGAAAGCGACTCTTTCGGCCTGAACATTTTACTTTCGCTGATGATTTGAGCCACGCTATTTGTCCGGCCGGCAAGAAACTCTACCGCAATGGCTGCAACGCCAAGGTGAAAGACTATCAGGCCTACAAGTTTAAAGGAGCTAAGCGAGACTGCCTCCCATGTCAATTGCGACGTGAGTGTTTACGAAAGCCAGAGAAAACCGAGGCCCGTCAGCTAGCTTACTTTCCGGGGAAAAAGCGTAACGGTAATGAGCGATTCACAGAGAAGATGAAACGAAAGATTGATTCAACCATTGGTCGAGCAATCTATGGCATGCGACTCGCTGTTGGTGAGCCACCCTTTGGCCATATACGGTCAACCATGAAACTTGATCGATTCAGTCTTCGAGGAAAACGAAAAGTGAATGCGCAGTGGAACCTGTTCTGCATGGTCCATAACCTGAAAAAGATCCACTCGTATGGAGCGGTAGTAGGCAGCTGACAGGTAGATCGTAGAGGAGAATAGTTCCAAGAATGTTCACAAATGGACTTGAGGGCAAATAGAGCAAGGTAAAGAACAAGTGGAATCGAAATAGGCGGCTAGGAAAGTAGATTTTTGGAACCCTCCTGAAATCGGTTGAGGGAATCTTCGGGATTTTGAACTGCCTTTTTCTACAGGCTCGTTATGTTTTAAAACTCCAGCCATGAGTAAAAAAATGGAACACTTAATAATACGTATAAAAAACACAAAAAAAGAACTGCTATGGCGCGCCTTAGGACTTTTGATCGGGTTGTTAATATCCCCAGTCGTGCAGCTTCTCTTTCTCCTTTTTCAATCACTCGGCCAAGAAACCACCAGCATAATAAGCACACTGGAAGCCATAATGATAATGGGACTTGTGGTGTATTCATTGTTCCTCTATTTTGAAAATCGTTTCTTATACAAAAGAACCAAAGAACTAGACCCTGGTTACTCAAACGACAACAGGGAATTCGATGAAACTTTTGAGAACATCACTGAAAATAATTAACATAACGAATAAGGATAGATTGTGATCGCAAAGCGATCCACAATCTTATCCGTGGTTGAACAAGCCCGGCTTTTCTCCTAAGGAAATATCTTTTGAAAGTAATTACCCTGGAAGGGGGCCTTGAATTCTAGCTGTAATTATAGAGCATAGTTATCCCTTCACCTGACAAGGTGTGAAAGAAACAGATTGTTTTCATAGACTGCATTACCTCCTGCTGAATTTATGTGAGAGCAGCGTCCAGGCTAATCATTATCCTGATCTGCCGTAGTCGAATCGAAAGCGTATCACCAGCATAGCCGCCTTGCATTTTGGGCAGGAATACTTTGGCCTTTGCCGCTGTTTTGGCACTATTGGGGTAAAGACATGCAGTATAAGCTGAATGAGGGTTCTGATTTTTCTGGCATTGGCGTGCAGAAAACCGTAATCCCGCACGCGTCTGAAGCCTCTCGGCAGGACATGCTTGACCAGGATGTTCAGGAAATCCTCTGCTTTTACTGTGGAATATCTTAGCTCATCAGTCCTACTGTCACGGTACTTGAAAGTGACATTTCCGTTGTGACTTGCCACAATATTTTTCTCGCTGATGACGCCTCGATAGAGATATCTGGCCAGATATTTCAGGGCCGGGAAGCCATTGCCCACGCATTCACAATGGGCAACCCACTTTTCAGGCAGATTTTGAGGCAGGGACAGGCCTGTTGATTTCAGCATGTCGAGGAATTTGCCGCGGAAGGTTTTGGCCAGGGCAAATCCATTGAAGAGATAGTCATTTTTCACCTTTCTCCACTTGCCGAATCGTTTATCTATACCGCCGCCAGGGATGAGTACATGAATGTGGGGGTGAAACGAGAGGTCTCGCGCGTGGGTGTGCAGGATCATGGTCATGCCGATCTCCGCTCCAAGATGTTTTGGGTTCGCAGCAAAGGATCTAAGGACTTCAGCGACGCATTTGAACATCAGGGAATAGACAGTTTTCTGGTGCCCGTATGCCAGGTATCGCAGTTCATATGGTAAGGTAAAGGTGGCCAGGAAGTAGGGGACCGGCATGAGCTTCGCCTGCTGTTTATCAAGCCAGGAACTGGTCTGGTGATTGAGGCAGGTTGGGCAGTGGCGGTTGCCGCACGAGAGGGGGCGCCATTCTCCATGCTGGCAATCAGGGCATCGTGCATAGAGTTCGCCAGATTGAGGGGTTCGACACTGCTGTATGTCCCTCAAAGCCCTCAGTTGCTCTGGGATGGCATTGCCGCCATGACGAATCATGTACAGGTCGAAGTATTTGTTGATGAGTGATTTAATGTCCATGTTGCTTCCTCGTTGGGTTCAGCTCCATGGAATTGATCAGCTCGTTTATGGTGGCAATGCTATCCTTTTCCGCGGTGTAGGTGAGCTGGGCGTAACGGGCAGTGGTTGTGGGGCTTGAATGCCCGAGAAGTTCCTGGATGTGGCGAAGGCTTAAACCCGCTTCGAGGAGGTGGGTGGCAAAGCTGTGTCTGAGGGAGTGGATGGAGACTTTTTTTTAATGTTACAGGCTGCAACCACCGCTTTCATGGCCTGCTGGGTGGAACCGATGTTCATGTGAGAGGTTGCCCTGATGATGGTTTCAGCAGAGCCTCTATAGTTTGGGAAAAGCAGCTTGGGATGGCGATGATCCTGCCAGAGAATGCGTAATGCCTTCAGGGTTCGATCAGGCAGTGGAACCAGACGATCTTTATGTCCTTTGCCTCTGCGGATATGTACCCGTCTGCGATTGGCATCGATATCTCCGATCTGTAAAGAAAGTGCTTCCTGTAAACGCAACCCCATGGAGTAAGTAGTAAAGAGAAAGACCCGGTAACGGAGTTTGCGCGTGTTGTGAACAAGTAAGGCAACTTCTTCTCTAGTAAGGATATCCGGGATTGTTTTCACAGTTGGTGGCTTGACGATATTGAGCCATTGCCAGTCCTGCTCCAGGACGTGCTTCCAGAAGAACATCAGGCCGAGCCTGTCGAGCTTTACCGTACTCCAGGAATAGTTTTCTACCAGACGGGTAAAATAATCTTCGAGCTGCTCCACCGACAGTTGATCTGGGCAACAATCAAAATGTTCGGTAAGACGACGAACAGCCCGGGCATAGGCGCTGATAGTTGCCTGACTCTTGCCTTGAAGCGTAAGCTTTTTCAGGTGCCGATCGTAAAGGATTTCAAAACGTTTGGAATCTTTTGCCTTCATGGTATACTCCTTTTTCTGTAAGTGTCCGGAATTGGACTCTTTACTGAAGTATACTCAAGACCTCTGCCGCGTAGCGGCTTCGTTCAACCAGTCAATCAACCGGACCAGAATAAGGATCTGATTTTTAAGGCCAACTCACTGGCTGGCCGGTTATCTTCACGTTATGCGAATTTAGATAATATATATGCTGATTGGAAATTTAATTGAGAAGTGTAAAGTTACTTCAAATAGCAAGTTCGGTCTATATGTTGAAGTAATTATTGCTATCTTTATAATCATTTTTTATCTAATGATTAAATATGCATTTAATCCAAATTTAACGAATTTTTGGAAAGGGGAGAAAGGATTTGAAATATTCCTATTTTTTGTCACCTTTGGGGCAATGCATATTTTATCAAGACACGTATTGGCATACGCATACAATCTTCAAAAGAAAATATTTTTTGTGGTGCCAACTGTAACACCCCAAATGAATATAATTATTGGCATCGCAAGTTTGGCGTTTGCAACCACCATACTAATTACTAATAAAATATAAAGCATAACAAGGCGTTCCAAGGGACGCGCAAAAGGCGCGCGCCCCTGAACTTCACGTTGAACCTGTAGAAAAAGGTATTGGTCATAGCAATATCAGGCATTTAGGGTTATATTTAGCTTCATTCGATGGTAATCAACCCCTTAACCCTGCCGAAAGTCGGAAGCCATGGCCAAATACAAGCCGTATTCATACGCTCAGGGGATGTTCATACCAGTATTCTTCAGTGAGCAGATACAAAAAGGGACTTTCGAGTACACCCTGAACTATCTGGTCGATCACGAACTCGACCTTTCCATCTTTGATGCCAGGTTCACCAACGACGAAACTGGTGCCCCAGCCT of the Desulfosediminicola ganghwensis genome contains:
- a CDS encoding MauE/DoxX family redox-associated membrane protein, with translation MSKYQRINRWVYRLSRWLLAGVMILAGVPKLANPVAFAEIIGAYGLLPDFLLLPTAIILPVMELVAAFLLVKGENAGLWITALLMIVFIAVLTYGIWLGLDIDCGCFGPEDAEHKAFSGLRVALLRDLLLCVPMTYCFWHSYRLLPNLFGERP
- a CDS encoding rhodanese-like domain-containing protein; the protein is MKKILCALLVVVPLCFCSNAFAFGTSKFAKEVTTEASAVKLSREVQRGGYDVITTEELQKAIEADEDLLIIDTMPYEASYKKNHIPGAKQFLFPIPDMNEWDTKETDGKSIADYEALLGPDKNKKIVVYCGFVKCTRSHNGAMWAAKLGYTNVLRHPGGIFAWKGAKYDVAKVQ
- a CDS encoding DUF6159 family protein, translating into MNSKSLLKTSWSVLKRDKEIFLFQIISAFCCVSILSFFILPLFNPSENLVESFLNGTLFDIPDSGETITEKIIHYSKLFLLFSSTYFISMFFNVATVQCAIMRMNKQNPTFFDGISVAFYRLPSVLCWSFLSSTIGFLLQFVEERSNWVGNLMAKFIGLTWTLASWLVLPIMVYEKVGPLTSLKRSAKIIKGTWVVALLEEFTFGLLISVLSSKAIFFPLFALLFGTYKSLIIAAFISILYLAVLWSFFSALLTIFQAALFLTVKNNEIPEVFNSGELARFQVKESST
- a CDS encoding transposase, which codes for MAKYKPYSYAQGMFIPVFFSEQIQKGTFEYTLNYLVDHELDLSIFDARFTNDETGAPAYDPRILLKIILFAYSRGITSSRAISECCEKNILFMALSANTRPHFTTIASFVSSMDKEVVSLFLQVLLICDQQNLIGREMFAIDGCKLPSNASKEWSGTKADLTKKVEKIERALHRMIIRHKSMDLEKIEPEVRDHEEKYKKKLQKSAAKIRDWLKDHDDRRGSGGKPVKSNITDNDSAKMATSKGVIQGYVGVASVDKKHQVIVGAEAYGQGSESNLLVPSLKSIQSNLEQIGDQDVFGKAKVVADSGYHSEKNLEYLYTENIDGYVADTRFRKRDPRFATAERYKDLPAYHFATRAGGKRLFRPEHFTFADDLSHAICPAGKKLYRNGCNAKVKDYQAYKFKGAKRDCLPCQLRRECLRKPEKTEARQLAYFPGKKRNGNERFTEKMKRKIDSTIGRAIYGMRLAVGEPPFGHIRSTMKLDRFSLRGKRKVNAQWNLFCMVHNLKKIHSYGAVVGS
- a CDS encoding IS91 family transposase; the encoded protein is MDIKSLINKYFDLYMIRHGGNAIPEQLRALRDIQQCRTPQSGELYARCPDCQHGEWRPLSCGNRHCPTCLNHQTSSWLDKQQAKLMPVPYFLATFTLPYELRYLAYGHQKTVYSLMFKCVAEVLRSFAANPKHLGAEIGMTMILHTHARDLSFHPHIHVLIPGGGIDKRFGKWRKVKNDYLFNGFALAKTFRGKFLDMLKSTGLSLPQNLPEKWVAHCECVGNGFPALKYLARYLYRGVISEKNIVASHNGNVTFKYRDSRTDELRYSTVKAEDFLNILVKHVLPRGFRRVRDYGFLHANARKIRTLIQLILHVFTPIVPKQRQRPKYSCPKCKAAMLVIRFRFDYGRSG